TAACAAAAATGCTTATTATGATAAGCAGGgacttatgtataagctatttctatagcaaaagaGAATATAAAGTTAATTATTGTCCTGTGTTATATAAGCTATCTCATTGAACTTATGACAATAGGGCCTGTTTggtttgacttatttgagtttatttactGGCATAACTTTTActactgtttgggagaacttatgaaaacagcttatgggtCTGTTTGGAATGACTTATTTTTAagcttatacaaaacagcttatccaaataaataagcttttatgtattattcataagcttgtcaaagtagtttatgaaaaaacactTGCGaggatacaattttcgttagtgagaacttatgaattaacataaaagcttatttatttgcataagctatttttaataagctaaaaaaataagctaatccaaacaggccctatgAAAATTTCCAAAAGcgttttttagcttattttcataagttatctaatatagcttataaaaacaacttataacatatccaaaaaataatttaactttattttatcggTTGCTATAGCAATAGCTTATGTGAGCTTATACACGcgcacttatcatgataagtgcttgtgctataagctgcaaataagctgtttatccaaacaatcTGAACATATGAACAATGTCATTCATTGTTTTTCCCAAACAATCTAACAAAACTTATGCAAGTATATAAGTTCAAttgttcaaataagtcaatcgaAACATGCCCTTagtaatatataattatttgtttGACAGCGTGGTTTTCCTTTTATTCTTATCCTTGTGTGTGTAAATAAAATGATTTCCCAATTTTACCAAGGCCAATGGAAGCTAGTAGCAAGAAGCCGGTTCCTGCTTTTAGAGATGTCATTCAAGCTCCTAAGAAGGTGAGATTAATCATTACTTGTCTAGAATCCAATGATCTCTGCCCTGCTGATATCTTGTGTTGTTTATCGACAAATTGAATAGTTTCGTATTTCAAAATCATTATTTGTAAATGCCATTAGCTtacatagttttttttgggGTAATATTTTAGACACATTTCCCTGTTAAACAAATTGTGGGCTCATGGAGAGGAGGAAAACCAATTGCTTATTGTTTTCTCTACGCGTGCACACACTTCGTCATATGTAGTTAAGACTCCAGGTCCACTATCATATGTAAAATTAGTGTATaaatacttaaaaaatattcaagttTTAAGGGTTGTTGTATATGATGTTGAAATTGTGCTGAATTTAAATACGGATATGGTATTTCTGTTTTATATATCTGGGCTAAATTATGCATGCCTTCATTATTTTTCAGGTTGTACGTGATCCACGATTTGAGTCTCTTTGCGGTACATTTGACAATGATGGGTATGTTCACCTGTGGATGTGTTTGTTGTTCTACCTTTTTCTTGCTGTGTTCATTTGTgttgaaataaatattttttaattgcaatCATCATGAATTAAGTTTAAGCATTTTCGTACCGTTGTAAAacaatgttgatttttgctatttttttatttagagcATGCCTGGCTAAGTGACGTTCtttcactattttaattttaactaaGAGCTGGTTTTCACTGTCCTGAAGAAGTCAACATAGGAAGAACGTGCTGAAGTTGTGGGCAGAAGAATGCAAATTAATTTCTTCTGAAAGTCTTTTTTAGTTCCCATAGTCCAAGATTGAAATTAATACTTACAAAATgttaaaacaacatattttataattttttccctGTCATTGATTATTCTTTTTCTCCGAACAAACTCAAATCCCGACTCATGTAATATCTTTACTTTGCATTATAATCTTTTAGATAATATTGAAGGATTTTAtgctgatttttatttttgtgcatGACAAATCTCCAATCTACTGTATTTAAGATATACTGTAGTTTTTTTACTTGAAATCAGCACATCAATTTTAAGCATTTCATACTGAAATAAAGCCTGCTTATTTTGATTGTCTTTTCCATTTTAGAGCATGTCCTGCCCGGTGTCTTTCCTTGACTATTGTATCGTTTGATTCAACACACAGATTGAAGCATGATTTTATTGCATGTTTAAGATAGTATGTTAGTCTTACCATTGTGTGTGCGTGGCGTGCACAAGCATATTACTTAGTGAGTGGCATTAGATATCCTCTGTTTGGGTATTTCTACAGATAGTTCCATATAATTCTTGGTTTCTACAATGCCGTGTCCTTTATGTGGATACCATTGGATTGGAAACTAATATTCAATTGAACATTTGATAGTTCTAACCCAGCTCATAGGTTCATTGGCGTTTTACTAGATTTTGTATACTTATTTCTAGATTGTAAGGGTGAACAATATAATTCAAGTGTTTTTGACGTTGCTATTTTCTTTTTAGCTACTGTTTTTCACTTAATCTGGAAGCTTCTCTTGTTTCCTATTATGAGAACCGTGTAGCACTAATAATACATGTACTTGGACTTACAGGTTTAGAAagagatataattttttatatgaaaatgatCTTCCTGCTGAAAGACAGGTAGGTAATCTTGTGAATTGTAACTGCAGAATTTTGTCTATATCTTATTTTATGACTTTCATCTCATGACGGCATCTTCTGGCATAACAGGCTCTTAAAAGGCAATTGAGAAAATATAAAGATCCAGAGCGTAGAAGTGAAATAGAAGAGCGCATAGCATGGGTTGTAAGTACACATCTTTTTGAAGTTTGTCTTCCCCGTCCAATGGTGTAATTTTTATTAGTTTGCTTGAACACATTTACATGTCTTTTCAGGATAAACAGTTGAAATCTGATTCAACAAAGAATATTGAGACACAGATTTTGGCTAAGcacaagaagaaagagagagaagcaGCAAAGCAGGGAAAACGTCCCTTTTATCTCAAGAAATGTAAGTCATCTCTTCCTTCAACATAATTTTATCTCCCTTTTCTATCACTTCCGATATGTTGGAAGTACAAATTTCTGcttaagttaattttattagCTTTATCTGAACtttgaaaagaagttttatgCTGAAACCAAGATATGAGACACATTCAATATGCAGAGACAATATTGCAAGATTAGAATAACTCATAAACAATCCCCgcgagcttagctcagttggtagggatattgcattttatatgcaggggccggggttcgaaccccggacacgccacttctccacaattaaattgtgtgagctctagccattaggctacttgaccaaaaaaaaaaaaaaagaataactcataaacattaattaatttcaattaaaatatctGAATTCCCCTTTCGCCTGTAGCTTACTGGTGATATTAGTAGCAATATGTTCAATAGTGTTGATGTTTGTAATCTGTAAATATATTTAGCTCATGAAAACAGTACTACTACTAACTACTAATTGATGTGTTAGACATGAAGGTGAGCCATCGTCTAGGACTATGAGTAAGAAGACCTTGTAGGTTTAATTTAGGAAGAAACAGAAATATAAGTTATACTGGGGGATATTAATTAGTTGCTATCCTGTTGGGAAACTAACTGAAGTTTGTTACTTAGTTAGCAGTTTGTCAGATTTTTTTCCTGCTATAGTTACTCCTTCCGGAATgaaatataaggaaaaaaagtaGTGGAAATGTTGATGTATGTGTACTAAATTTTTAACCACATACATTGACTTTTCAACAACCACTTTTGCTTATATGTCTTCCGTCTTGTGCTTCCTACTAAATAGGAATTTTATGGGACCAGTTCTTGCATTGTTCACTTTAGTTTCGATAAATTCTAAAAAGCTTCTAATTTTAACAATTTAGATTTTACCTTCTTCCCTAGCTCACCTGAATTTGAGGAAGATAAGAGGCAATGTCCTGCTATTGGTAGTGCATAGTACGCGATTGTAACTTTGCTTGTCATCAGTTGTGTGGAATTCAACTTAAAGTTAAACAAACAAGCCtcatatttgatttgtttgttttcttttcctcAATCCAAAATTTGCATTGAAGCTTAGCCTGTAGAGTTCTCTACTTTTCCCTTTAAGTGACATGTTTCTTGCTTAAGCTTTTAAATCAACTATGGCATTATTGTCCAAAGGTCATTTAATTGTAGCTTCCCCTAAACTGAAGAATAGTTATGTGCAATGATATTTTATTCTCTACTAGGAAACTTGACCTTTCCTCGTATTCTATTATTTTACTTAATCTAATTAGCTAATAAGATTAAtagtttatcattttattttttgaaattttatagtGGTCTTGTTTCAAATTGTAATCCACTAATAGCGCTCAAATTCTAATCTTCTGAATCCCTATCCTCTTGCACATGAGGGAAATTAATAAGAAACTCgttaaatttattcaattaaaagAATGGACTATATTGTTGGGTATACTTCTTTACTACATCTCTCATTCACATATTTATATGGGGAAATAATTATATGGATGATACAGTTCTTTGAATATGAATGTTAAACGGTATCAAACAAATGAACTGAAAAACAcatcaaacaaataaatttttaataaaattccaACTATGGATAatgacattttttgttttttttcagcCGAAATCCGGAAGCAAAGGCTTGTTGATAAATATAACCATCTCAAGGTATGCATCTTAGAACATCTCTACGTGCCCCCTTCATTTTATCCCCATTGTATTATGTCATACTGTTTGTCTTTTCCcttaattttatctatttacTATTTTCAGTCGTCTGGAAATCTTGAATCATATATtgagaaaaagaggaagagaaatgCTGCAAAGGACCATAGATTCATGCCATATCGTAGATCTGGTGAAAACGTGGAGTAAGGCTGTTGTTAACCTTGTAATGGAATATAGTACCCAGAAATATTGTCATATACCATATTTggggtttgatgatgatgccTTGTTGAACATTCCCCAAATCATGGCTTTTATGGTATGTGTGTAGCGTTATATACTCTGCAAGATTTACCAACAACCACTTTTTTTGGGGCTATGTTAGGAGATTTTTATGGGACTAAGGTTACCTCAGGCTACAAAGCAATCTGCTGATTCTTTGTATTCTGTGGCGAAGTTCTTTGCAATTATCATAGGTCCCTTGTTTTTGCGATTCTAACATTACGGA
Above is a genomic segment from Medicago truncatula cultivar Jemalong A17 chromosome 5, MtrunA17r5.0-ANR, whole genome shotgun sequence containing:
- the LOC11442249 gene encoding ribosomal RNA processing protein 36 homolog; its protein translation is MNKHGSRIPNSNNETHYEENETEDSLSSSSSSEDEEEEEIEKELADVTFEELQKARSNGAHAFFKKPAEDKKLKRANKNRPMEASSKKPVPAFRDVIQAPKKVVRDPRFESLCGTFDNDGFRKRYNFLYENDLPAERQALKRQLRKYKDPERRSEIEERIAWVDKQLKSDSTKNIETQILAKHKKKEREAAKQGKRPFYLKKSEIRKQRLVDKYNHLKSSGNLESYIEKKRKRNAAKDHRFMPYRRSGENVE